Proteins from a genomic interval of Chroococcidiopsis thermalis PCC 7203:
- a CDS encoding IS701 family transposase: METLLAHAQGLVYTLLDLMPSHYQRDSLQALLGLFLQAQGHPLPQQCKTKSASALSRFLNVYPWSTRRLIRSTRSFVLQQILSQPRIGRRPILQVIIDLTTLEKRGKFKLLDGLVRVFHSKRGLHLVVMYLVVGQWRVPWNFRVYRGKNHSSPAQLGLRLVQSLPSLLSQHFQLMILVDTAFGSAEFLHGIRKLKYHAIAGVRCDRKLQDGRNVKQLCRRGQQVRLVKLKFPVSLSWYYLKRDDGRLEKRFVLSTKPLKASTINYWGKKRWQIEGWFKTAKHRFGLDQFGQGTLLGVYRWLVLSLLAYLLAHWAYLSTASTDSPDWGKAAQLALEALLPQLVVLLLLLESKRLTPLARSLGFDIQITCCKI; the protein is encoded by the coding sequence ATGGAAACCCTTCTTGCCCACGCCCAAGGGCTAGTCTACACCCTACTTGATTTGATGCCGAGCCACTATCAACGAGATAGCCTACAAGCCTTGCTGGGATTATTTTTACAAGCTCAAGGACATCCTCTGCCCCAACAATGCAAAACTAAATCAGCCAGTGCCTTAAGTCGGTTTCTCAACGTCTACCCCTGGTCAACTCGTCGGCTGATTCGTAGTACCCGCTCCTTTGTCCTGCAGCAAATTCTGTCACAGCCACGAATTGGACGTAGACCCATCTTACAAGTCATCATCGACTTAACCACCCTAGAAAAACGCGGCAAGTTCAAGCTGTTGGATGGATTAGTGCGAGTCTTCCATAGCAAACGTGGGCTACACCTAGTCGTGATGTATCTAGTAGTGGGTCAATGGCGCGTGCCGTGGAATTTTCGAGTTTACCGAGGGAAAAATCATTCCTCACCAGCACAGTTGGGGCTACGACTTGTACAAAGCTTACCTTCATTGCTGAGTCAACACTTTCAGCTCATGATTTTAGTAGATACAGCCTTTGGTAGTGCCGAATTTTTACATGGTATACGTAAATTAAAATATCACGCCATTGCCGGAGTACGCTGTGACCGCAAGCTACAAGATGGGCGCAATGTTAAGCAACTATGCAGGCGGGGACAACAAGTGCGACTGGTAAAATTAAAGTTTCCAGTTTCACTGTCTTGGTACTATCTCAAGCGTGACGACGGTAGGCTGGAAAAGCGCTTTGTCCTCTCTACCAAACCACTTAAAGCTAGTACTATCAATTACTGGGGCAAAAAGCGTTGGCAGATTGAGGGATGGTTCAAAACTGCTAAACATCGGTTTGGATTAGACCAATTTGGTCAGGGCACATTGCTAGGTGTCTACCGTTGGCTGGTATTGTCACTTTTAGCTTATTTGTTAGCACATTGGGCTTATTTGTCTACTGCATCTACCGACTCACCTGATTGGGGTAAGGCGGCTCAACTGGCACTTGAAGCATTACTGCCTCAACTAGTGGTGTTGCTCCTGCTGCTGGAGAGCAAACGCCTCACACCCCTAGCACGCTCCCTTGGTTTTGACATTCAAATCACTTGCTGCAAGATCTGA
- the thrS gene encoding threonine--tRNA ligase has product MQQSDEQQLLRIRHTCAHLLAMAVQTLFPETKVTIGPTTETGFYYDFDRTQPFTPDDLPAIEAQMRRLIRANLPIIREEVDREQMRVEIERLNEPYKLEILDSIPTGETISRYFIGNPDAGRGTSEIECSLFDPATLPPSEFWWDLCAGPHLNFTGEIDPDAFTLLSIAGAYWRGDETKPQLQRIYGTAWETPAQLQAYLQQKEEALRRDHRKLGQDLKLFSIQEDAGGGLVFWLPRGATIRNIIEDYWKKAHLEAGYQLLYTPHLADLELWRTSGHFDFYRENMFDSMQIEDRDYQIKPMNCPFHVLAYKHELHSYREFPLRFAELGTVYRYERSGVLHGLMRVRGFTQDDAHIFCLPDQITAEILGVLDLTEKILSDFGFKNYQVNLSTRPAKSVGSDRVWALATTALKQALNTKAWDYVEDVGGGAFYGPKIDIKIQDAIGRLWQCSTIQVDFNLPERFDMQYVADNGTRQRPIMIHRAIFGSLERFFGILIENYAGDFPLWISPVQLRLLPINNEVREYVESVAATLKKAGFRVEVDRSGDRLGKLIRTAELEKIPVVAVVGKKEIETQTLSVRTRQQGELGQLTLPALQEHLQQPIQAKTTL; this is encoded by the coding sequence ATGCAGCAAAGCGATGAGCAGCAACTGCTGCGAATTCGTCACACTTGCGCTCATCTGTTGGCAATGGCAGTACAAACGCTATTTCCAGAGACAAAAGTTACCATTGGTCCAACCACAGAAACAGGTTTTTACTATGACTTCGATCGCACTCAACCCTTTACGCCGGATGACCTACCCGCGATCGAAGCACAAATGCGACGGCTGATTCGGGCTAACCTACCAATTATTCGGGAAGAAGTAGACCGAGAACAGATGCGGGTTGAGATCGAGCGGCTAAACGAGCCTTACAAGCTAGAAATCCTCGACAGCATTCCCACAGGGGAGACAATTAGCCGTTACTTTATCGGCAATCCCGATGCTGGTAGAGGGACAAGCGAGATAGAATGTTCATTATTTGACCCAGCAACTTTACCACCAAGCGAATTTTGGTGGGATTTGTGTGCGGGTCCTCATTTAAACTTTACTGGCGAAATCGATCCCGACGCTTTCACGCTCTTAAGTATTGCTGGTGCTTACTGGCGTGGCGATGAAACTAAGCCTCAGTTGCAACGGATTTACGGCACGGCTTGGGAAACACCAGCACAATTGCAAGCTTACCTGCAACAAAAAGAAGAAGCACTACGGCGCGACCATCGCAAATTAGGACAAGACTTAAAACTTTTCAGTATCCAAGAAGATGCTGGCGGTGGCTTAGTCTTCTGGCTTCCCCGTGGAGCAACTATCCGCAACATTATTGAGGATTACTGGAAAAAAGCTCACCTAGAAGCGGGTTATCAGTTACTTTATACCCCTCATCTTGCCGATTTGGAACTGTGGAGAACATCAGGACACTTTGATTTTTATCGAGAGAACATGTTTGACTCGATGCAGATCGAAGACCGAGATTATCAAATTAAGCCCATGAACTGTCCCTTTCATGTTTTGGCTTACAAACACGAACTGCATTCTTACCGCGAGTTCCCTTTGCGCTTTGCCGAGTTAGGGACAGTTTATCGCTACGAGCGATCGGGCGTGCTGCATGGCTTGATGCGCGTGCGGGGATTTACTCAAGATGACGCTCACATTTTCTGTTTACCCGACCAAATTACGGCTGAAATTTTGGGGGTGCTGGATCTGACTGAGAAAATCTTATCGGATTTTGGCTTTAAAAATTATCAGGTGAATTTGTCTACTCGTCCGGCTAAATCGGTTGGCAGCGATCGCGTCTGGGCATTGGCAACAACCGCTTTAAAACAAGCCTTGAATACTAAAGCCTGGGATTATGTTGAGGATGTTGGCGGTGGTGCTTTCTACGGTCCTAAGATTGACATCAAAATTCAGGATGCGATCGGTCGTCTGTGGCAATGTTCTACGATTCAGGTAGACTTCAATCTGCCTGAAAGATTCGACATGCAATATGTCGCCGACAATGGCACGCGCCAACGCCCGATAATGATTCACCGCGCTATTTTTGGCTCGTTGGAAAGATTCTTTGGGATTTTGATTGAAAATTACGCTGGCGATTTTCCGTTGTGGATTTCCCCTGTACAACTGCGTTTATTACCGATTAACAACGAAGTCCGAGAATATGTGGAGTCAGTGGCAGCTACTTTGAAAAAGGCAGGATTTAGGGTAGAAGTCGATCGTAGCGGCGATCGCTTGGGTAAGCTGATTCGCACGGCTGAATTAGAAAAAATTCCCGTCGTGGCTGTGGTGGGGAAAAAAGAAATAGAAACACAAACTTTGAGCGTACGGACGCGCCAGCAGGGAGAATTAGGACAGTTAACTTTGCCTGCATTGCAAGAACACTTGCAACAGCCAATTCAAGCAAAAACTACACTGTAG